A window of the Planococcus citri chromosome 4, ihPlaCitr1.1, whole genome shotgun sequence genome harbors these coding sequences:
- the nompC gene encoding serine/threonine-protein phosphatase 6 regulatory ankyrin repeat subunit A isoform X1 translates to MKKMSTGGGKKPSNPKQPPEDKSAAGSGPAKDENYSTEKRDSIKGDQLPGISSKPSSAGSSNRDAAQRILQLCQKGEWPPAEQAIKNLEKVIASGGEDAGSMPLAGVSDVTTGMTPLMLAVKENRSSLIDRLIDLGCDVSARNFENCNVLHIAAMYSREDVVKMLIAKKGVDVGAPGGPKLQSAVHLVASRQTGTATSILRVLLNIGGKEIRLKPDGTGRIPLLLAVEAGNQSMCRELLSVLPTEQLKCATDTGDTALHLAARRRDLDMVKILVDYGANVDSQNGEGQTPLHIASAEGDDLLVKYFYSVRASASITDNQDRTPMHLAAENGHATIIELLADKFRASIFERTKDGSTLMHIASLNGHADCAMMLFKKGVYLHMPNKGGARSIHTAARYGHVGIINTLLQKGEKVDVTTNDNYTPLHIAVESGKPAVVETLLGFGADVHVRGGKMKETPLHIAARVKDGDRCALMLLKSGAAPNLATDDGETPVHVAAKHGNLQTLSLLLDDGGDPLFTNKRGETPLHLACQSRRNEVVRQLIEFVKARDGVDVATSYVNGVNEDGASSLHYAAEEVNTEATALSANRDVVKLLLENGIDVTLAKKATHETAFHFCADVGNNDVLCTTLEFMSTADVQKAMNKQTTIGWTPLLIACHRGHMELVNTMLNNHARVDVFDLEGRSALHLAADRGYLQVCDALLTHKAFINSKTRVGRTALHLAAMNGFADLCRFLVHDHNAVIDILTLRKQTPLHLAAAAGQLEVCTLLLELGASIDATDDQGQKPIHVAAQNNYPEVVKLFLQQHPSLVMACTKGGNTCAHIAAMQGSVRVIEELMKFDRTGVISTRNRITEATPLQLAAEGGHAEVVKVLVRAGASCTEENKAGFTAVHLAAQNGHLPVLEVLRSTQSLRLSSKKLGLTALHVAAFYGQTETVRELLSHIPATVKSDAPTGISILGELGTESGMTPLHLAAYSGNENVVRLLLNSVGVQVEAVTNENSYNPLHLACFGGHVASVSLLLSRAADLLHSSDRGGRTCLHIASTHGHYQMVEVLLGQGAEINETDKNGWTALHCAARAGYLDVVKLLVESGASPKSETNYGSAPIWFAAQEGHNDVLEYLLTREHDTYSLMEDRRFVYNLMVCSKNHNNKPIEEFILVSPAPVDTAAKLSSIYVNMSNKEKERAKDLIAAGKQCESMGTELLALAAGSDSAGKILTATDRRNIEFLDILIENEQKETIAHTVVQRYLQELWQGSLNWAAWKTILMFLAFIFCPPVWICFTLSLGHKYHQIPIIKYMSYLTSHLYLMCLLMIVGITPIYPVQRPHLTPYWYEYVLLVWLSGLLLFELTNPSDKSGLGWIKVAVLLFGIFGVGFHLLGLVYVEAYNWPTLMYLRNQLFAIAFLLACVQILDFLSFHHLFGPWAIIIGDLMKDLARFLAVLGIFVFGFSMHIVALNQPNKTTYERGQKKLFSDVKMNPITAFELLFFAVFGQTTAESLQSDANSNPGYVSVFFKIVYGVYMLVSVVVLINLLIAMMSDTYQRIQAQSDIEWKFGLAKLIRNMHRTTTTPSPLNLITTWLMFLIHLCKQKLKQRKKPSLLQLVNFHSKNRLSARTKMGARWLAKVKKNQVIPKDSVTVGVVHLSPLGSQLSFGNTTRIENVADWESIAKKYRALMGDVDENKTRDTAAVSTESIMISNDSEIVLQNNVNAVNPSV, encoded by the exons atgaaGAAGATGTCGACAGGAGGAGGTAAAAAGCCATCGAATCCTAAACAACCACCGGAAGATAAATCAGCTGCTGGAAGTGGACCTGCGAAAGATGAGAACTATTCGACAGAGAAACGTGACTCGATCAAAG GAGATCAACTACCTGGTATTAGTTCGAAACCGAGCAGTGCTGGATCTTCGAATCGAGATGCTGCTCAGAGGATTCTGCAGCTGTGCCAGAAAGGTGAATGGCCTCCGGCTGAGCAGGCCATtaagaatttggaaaaagttaTCGCGTCCGGGGGTGAAGATGCGGGATCGATGCCTTTGGCTGGAGTCTCTGATGTg actactGGAATGACACCATTGATGTTAGCGGTAAAGGAAAATCGATCTTCGTTGATTGATCGGCTCATCGATCTTGGATGCGATGTATCTGCGAGGAATTTT gaaaattgtaatgttttgcATATCGCTGCCATGTATTCTAGAGAAGACGTGGTAAAAATGTTAATCGCCAAGAAAGGTGTCGATGTCGGCGCACCTGGTggt CCAAAACTGCAGTCTGCTGTTCATCTGGTGGCGAGTAGACAAACAGGCACGGCTACGAGTATTCTCAGGGTATTACTCAATATTGGCGGAAAAGAGATTCGATTGAAGCCTGATGGC ACTGGCAGAATTCCCTTATTGCTGGCCGTGGAGGCCGGAAATCAGTCCATGTGTCGAGAGTTACTATCAGTGCTGCCAACAGAACAACTGAAATGTGCCACCGATACAGGAGATACCGCTTTGCATTTAGCTGCTCGACGTAGAGATCTAGATATGGTCAAGATATTGGTAGATTATGGAGCGAATGTTGATTCTCAGAAT GGTGAAGGTCAAACCCCATTGCATATAGCTTCCGCTGAAGGAGACGATCTGCttgttaaatatttttacagtgTACGTGCCAGTGCTTCCATTACCGACAATCAAG ACCGGACTCCGATGCATTTAGCTGCTGAGAATGGCCACGCAACCATAATCGAGCTTCTAGCTGATAAATTTAGGGCTTCCATTTTTGAAAGGACAAAAGATGGCAGTACTTTGATGCATATCGCCTCCCTGAATGGGCATGCTGATTGCGCAATGATGCTGTTCAAAAAAGGAGTCTACTTGCATATGCCAAATAAG gGTGGTGCTCGTAGTATCCATACTGCTGCTCGATACGGTCACGTAGGAATCATAAACACACTTTTACAAAAAGGAGAAAAAGTAGACGTGACGACGAAC GATAACTATACGCCTTTGCATATCGCTGTCGAATCCGGTAAACCAGCTGTGGTTGAAACGTTACTAGGTTTCGGAGCCGATGTACACGTTCGAG gtggaaaaatgaaagaaactcCTTTACATATCGCTGCCAGAGTGAAAGACGGAGATAGATGCGCGCTCATGTTGTTAAAATCTGGAGCTGCTCCTAATTTGGCTACAGACGATGGCGAGACTCCGGTTCATGTGGCTGCGAAACATGGCAATTTGCAGACGTTGTCTTTACTCTTGGATGATGGCGGAGATCCTTTGTTCACTAATAAG AGAGGAGAAACGCCGCTTCATCTGGCTTGTCAAAGTCGTCGAAACGAAGTAGTTCGTCAACTGATCGAATTCGTAAAAGCTCGAGACGGTGTAGACGTGGCCACCTCTTATGTAAATGGTGTAAACGAAGATGGCGCTTCGTCCCTCCACTATGCAGCCGAAGAAGTCAACACTGAAGCCACTGCTCTCTCAGCCAATCGTGATGTAGTGAAACTATTGCTAGAAAATGGAATCGATGTGACTTTGGCTAAAAAAGCT ACCCACGAAACAGCCTTTCATTTCTGCGCGGATGTTGGCAATAATGACGTATTATGCACAACTCTCGAATTCATGAGCACCGCAGATGTGCAGAAAGCGATGAATAAGCAGACTACCATCGGATGGACTCCGTTATTGATCGCGTGCCACCGAGGTCACATGGAATTGGTCAATACGATGTTGAATAATCACGCCAGAGTGGACGTTTTCGATTTAGAAGGTCGTTCCGCTTTGCATTTGGCTGCAGATCGAGGATATCTACAG GTATGCGACGCATTACTCACCCACAAAGCATTTATCAACAGTAAAACAAGAGTTGGCAGGACTGCGTTGCATTTGGCGGCAATGAACGGATTCGCCGACTTGTGCAG ATTTCTCGTCCACGACCACAACGCCGTTATCGACATCCTAACCCTACGAAAACAGACACCTCTGCATTTAGCCGCAGCCGCCGGCCAACTGGAAGTTTGCACGCTGCTTCTAGAACTCGGTGCCAGTATCGACGCAACAGATGACCAAGGTCAGAAACCTATCCACGTCGCAGCTCAAAATAACTACCCGGAGGTGGTGAAGTTATTCCTACAACAGCATCCTTCTCTCGTAATGGCCTGTACAAAA GGAGGTAATACCTGCGCCCACATCGCAGCCATGCAAGGATCCGTTCGTGTGATCGAAGAATTAATGAAATTTGACCGAACTGGTGTTATTTCCACGCGAAACAGGATAACCGAAGCTACTCCTTTGCAATTAGCAGCCGAAGGAGGGCACGCTGAAGTTGTCAAAGTGTTGGTTCGAGCTGGAGCATCGTGTACCGAAGAAAACAAG GCTGGTTTCACTGCTGTGCATTTAGCTGCTCAAAACGGTCACCTGCCTGTATTGGAAGTGCTCAGATCGACTCAGTCGTTGAGATTATCGAGTAAAAAACTAGGTTTAACTGCCCTTCATGTTGCCGCATTTTATGGACAAACAG AAACCGTTCGAGAATTATTATCTCACATCCCAGCCACGGTTAAATCCGATGCCCCGACCGGTATAAGTATACTGGGCGAATTAGGCACCGAATCCGGAATGACTCCTTTGCATTTAGCCGCATACAGTGGTAACGAAAACGTAGTCAGGTTACTGCTGAACTCTGTCGGAGTACAAGTCGAAGCTGTAACCAATGAAAAT AGCTATAATCCGCTTCATCTGGCGTGTTTCGGAGGACACGTGGCTTCGGTGAGTTTATTACTCTCGAGAGCTGCAGACCTGCTTCATAGTTCCGATCGAGGAGGCAGAACATGCCTGCATATTGCTTCAACTCACGGACATTATCAAATGGTCGAGGTTCTTTTGGGACAAGGTGCTGAGATAAATGAAACTGATAAA AATGGCTGGACTGCTCTTCATTGTGCTGCCAGAGCTGGTTATTTGGATGTGGTGAAACTGCTTGTCGAATCTGGAGCTTCTCCGAAATCTGAGACTAATTATGGTTCAGCTCCTATCTGGTTTGCTGCTCAAGAAGGCCATAACGATGTTTTGGAATATTTACTCACCAGAGAACACGATACGTATAGTTTAATGGAAGATCGAAGA ttcgttTACAATTTAATGGTCTGTAGCAAAAATCATAATAACAAACCTATCGAAGAATTCATTCTGGTGTCTCCTGCTCCGGTGGATACGGCTGCCAAACTTTCGAGTATTTACGTGAATATGTCCAATAAA GAAAAAGAGCGCGCTAAAGACCTGATCGCAGCTGGAAAACAATGCGAAAGTATGGGCACAGAACTGTTGGCATTAGCAGCCGGTTCAGATTCGGCTGGAAAAATTCTCACAGCAACGGATCGACGAAACATCGAATTTCTCGATATTCTCATCGAAAACGAACAAAAAGAAACGATCGCGCATACAGTTGTCCAACGGTATCTTCag GAATTGTGGCAAGGAAGCTTAAACTGGGCAGCTTGGAAGACAATCCTCATGTTCCTAGCATTTATTTTCTGTCCACCTGTCTGGATCTGCTTTACTTTATCCTTAGGTCATAAATATCATCAAATTCCTATCATTAAATACATGTCCTATTTAACCTCCCATTTATATCTAATGTGTTTACTAATGATCGTCGGTATCACTCCGATTTATCCTGTACAAAGACCTCACCTAACCCCTTATTGGTACGAATACGTGTTGCTGGTCTGGCTTTCGGGTCTTTTACTCTTCGAATTAACCAACCCAAGTGATAAAAGCGGTCTCGGCTGGATCAAAGTAGCTGTTCTGCTATTCGGCATTTTCGGCGTTGGGTTCCATTTACTCGGACTAGTCTACGTAGAAGCTTACAATTGGCCCACGTTGATGTACCTGCGCAATCAACTATTCGCCATTGCTTTTTTATTAGCCTGCgtgcaaattttggatttcctcTCGTTCCATCATTTGTTCGGTCCTTGGGCTATTATCATAGGAGATTTGATGAAAGACTTGGCCAGATTTTTAGCCGTATTGGGTATCTTCGTGTTTGGATTCTCGATGCATATCGTAGCCCTGAATCAACCTAACAAAACTACTTACGAAAGAGGACAAAAGAAACTGTTCTCTGATG TCAAAATGAATCCAATAACCGCCTTCGAGTTGTTGTTTTTCGCCGTCTTTGGTCAAACGACAGCTGAGAGTTTGCAAAGTGACGCCAATAGTAATCCTGGATATGTGtccgtatttttcaaaattgtctacGGTGTTTACATGTTGGTCTCGGTCGTCGTGCTTATCAATTTACTCATTGCTATGATGAGCGATACCTATCAACGTATTCAG GCTCAATCTGACATCGAGTGGAAATTCGGCTTGGCCAAGTTGATCAGAAATATGCACCGCACTACTACCACACCATCGCCGTTGAATTTGATTACCACTTGGTTAATGTTTTTGATACACTTGTGCAAACAAAAAT TAAAACAACGCAAGAAGCCCAGTCTCTTGCAACTTGTCAACTTCCATTCGAAAAATCGTCTCAGCGCTAGAACGAAAATGGGCGCCAGATGGTTGGCCAAAGTGAAGAAGAATCAAGTGATTCCTAAAG ATTCGGTTACCGTAGGCGTAGTCCACCTAAGCCCTCTCGGGTCTCAGTTGAGCTTCGGAAACACCACTCGAATCGAGAACGTGGCCGACTGGGAATCGATAGCCAAGAAATACCGAGCTTTGATGGGAGACGTGGATGAAAACAAGACTCGAGATACGGCCGCCGTTAGCACGGAATCAATTATGATCTCAAACGATAGCGAAATTGTTTTACAAAATAACGTAAACGCTGTTAATCCCTCCGTTTGA
- the nompC gene encoding ankyrin-1 isoform X2 has product MKKMSTGGGKKPSNPKQPPEDKSAAGSGPAKDENYSTEKRDSIKGDQLPGISSKPSSAGSSNRDAAQRILQLCQKGEWPPAEQAIKNLEKVIASGGEDAGSMPLAGVSDVTTGMTPLMLAVKENRSSLIDRLIDLGCDVSARNFENCNVLHIAAMYSREDVVKMLIAKKGVDVGAPGGPKLQSAVHLVASRQTGTATSILRVLLNIGGKEIRLKPDGTGRIPLLLAVEAGNQSMCRELLSVLPTEQLKCATDTGDTALHLAARRRDLDMVKILVDYGANVDSQNGEGQTPLHIASAEGDDLLVKYFYSVRASASITDNQDRTPMHLAAENGHATIIELLADKFRASIFERTKDGSTLMHIASLNGHADCAMMLFKKGVYLHMPNKGGARSIHTAARYGHVGIINTLLQKGEKVDVTTNDNYTPLHIAVESGKPAVVETLLGFGADVHVRGGKMKETPLHIAARVKDGDRCALMLLKSGAAPNLATDDGETPVHVAAKHGNLQTLSLLLDDGGDPLFTNKRGETPLHLACQSRRNEVVRQLIEFVKARDGVDVATSYVNGVNEDGASSLHYAAEEVNTEATALSANRDVVKLLLENGIDVTLAKKATHETAFHFCADVGNNDVLCTTLEFMSTADVQKAMNKQTTIGWTPLLIACHRGHMELVNTMLNNHARVDVFDLEGRSALHLAADRGYLQVCDALLTHKAFINSKTRVGRTALHLAAMNGFADLCRFLVHDHNAVIDILTLRKQTPLHLAAAAGQLEVCTLLLELGASIDATDDQGQKPIHVAAQNNYPEVVKLFLQQHPSLVMACTKGGNTCAHIAAMQGSVRVIEELMKFDRTGVISTRNRITEATPLQLAAEGGHAEVVKVLVRAGASCTEENKAGFTAVHLAAQNGHLPVLEVLRSTQSLRLSSKKLGLTALHVAAFYGQTETVRELLSHIPATVKSDAPTGISILGELGTESGMTPLHLAAYSGNENVVRLLLNSVGVQVEAVTNENSYNPLHLACFGGHVASVSLLLSRAADLLHSSDRGGRTCLHIASTHGHYQMVEVLLGQGAEINETDKNGWTALHCAARAGYLDVVKLLVESGASPKSETNYGSAPIWFAAQEGHNDVLEYLLTREHDTYSLMEDRRFVYNLMVCSKNHNNKPIEEFILVSPAPVDTAAKLSSIYVNMSNKEKERAKDLIAAGKQCESMGTELLALAAGSDSAGKILTATDRRNIEFLDILIENEQKETIAHTVVQRNCGKEA; this is encoded by the exons atgaaGAAGATGTCGACAGGAGGAGGTAAAAAGCCATCGAATCCTAAACAACCACCGGAAGATAAATCAGCTGCTGGAAGTGGACCTGCGAAAGATGAGAACTATTCGACAGAGAAACGTGACTCGATCAAAG GAGATCAACTACCTGGTATTAGTTCGAAACCGAGCAGTGCTGGATCTTCGAATCGAGATGCTGCTCAGAGGATTCTGCAGCTGTGCCAGAAAGGTGAATGGCCTCCGGCTGAGCAGGCCATtaagaatttggaaaaagttaTCGCGTCCGGGGGTGAAGATGCGGGATCGATGCCTTTGGCTGGAGTCTCTGATGTg actactGGAATGACACCATTGATGTTAGCGGTAAAGGAAAATCGATCTTCGTTGATTGATCGGCTCATCGATCTTGGATGCGATGTATCTGCGAGGAATTTT gaaaattgtaatgttttgcATATCGCTGCCATGTATTCTAGAGAAGACGTGGTAAAAATGTTAATCGCCAAGAAAGGTGTCGATGTCGGCGCACCTGGTggt CCAAAACTGCAGTCTGCTGTTCATCTGGTGGCGAGTAGACAAACAGGCACGGCTACGAGTATTCTCAGGGTATTACTCAATATTGGCGGAAAAGAGATTCGATTGAAGCCTGATGGC ACTGGCAGAATTCCCTTATTGCTGGCCGTGGAGGCCGGAAATCAGTCCATGTGTCGAGAGTTACTATCAGTGCTGCCAACAGAACAACTGAAATGTGCCACCGATACAGGAGATACCGCTTTGCATTTAGCTGCTCGACGTAGAGATCTAGATATGGTCAAGATATTGGTAGATTATGGAGCGAATGTTGATTCTCAGAAT GGTGAAGGTCAAACCCCATTGCATATAGCTTCCGCTGAAGGAGACGATCTGCttgttaaatatttttacagtgTACGTGCCAGTGCTTCCATTACCGACAATCAAG ACCGGACTCCGATGCATTTAGCTGCTGAGAATGGCCACGCAACCATAATCGAGCTTCTAGCTGATAAATTTAGGGCTTCCATTTTTGAAAGGACAAAAGATGGCAGTACTTTGATGCATATCGCCTCCCTGAATGGGCATGCTGATTGCGCAATGATGCTGTTCAAAAAAGGAGTCTACTTGCATATGCCAAATAAG gGTGGTGCTCGTAGTATCCATACTGCTGCTCGATACGGTCACGTAGGAATCATAAACACACTTTTACAAAAAGGAGAAAAAGTAGACGTGACGACGAAC GATAACTATACGCCTTTGCATATCGCTGTCGAATCCGGTAAACCAGCTGTGGTTGAAACGTTACTAGGTTTCGGAGCCGATGTACACGTTCGAG gtggaaaaatgaaagaaactcCTTTACATATCGCTGCCAGAGTGAAAGACGGAGATAGATGCGCGCTCATGTTGTTAAAATCTGGAGCTGCTCCTAATTTGGCTACAGACGATGGCGAGACTCCGGTTCATGTGGCTGCGAAACATGGCAATTTGCAGACGTTGTCTTTACTCTTGGATGATGGCGGAGATCCTTTGTTCACTAATAAG AGAGGAGAAACGCCGCTTCATCTGGCTTGTCAAAGTCGTCGAAACGAAGTAGTTCGTCAACTGATCGAATTCGTAAAAGCTCGAGACGGTGTAGACGTGGCCACCTCTTATGTAAATGGTGTAAACGAAGATGGCGCTTCGTCCCTCCACTATGCAGCCGAAGAAGTCAACACTGAAGCCACTGCTCTCTCAGCCAATCGTGATGTAGTGAAACTATTGCTAGAAAATGGAATCGATGTGACTTTGGCTAAAAAAGCT ACCCACGAAACAGCCTTTCATTTCTGCGCGGATGTTGGCAATAATGACGTATTATGCACAACTCTCGAATTCATGAGCACCGCAGATGTGCAGAAAGCGATGAATAAGCAGACTACCATCGGATGGACTCCGTTATTGATCGCGTGCCACCGAGGTCACATGGAATTGGTCAATACGATGTTGAATAATCACGCCAGAGTGGACGTTTTCGATTTAGAAGGTCGTTCCGCTTTGCATTTGGCTGCAGATCGAGGATATCTACAG GTATGCGACGCATTACTCACCCACAAAGCATTTATCAACAGTAAAACAAGAGTTGGCAGGACTGCGTTGCATTTGGCGGCAATGAACGGATTCGCCGACTTGTGCAG ATTTCTCGTCCACGACCACAACGCCGTTATCGACATCCTAACCCTACGAAAACAGACACCTCTGCATTTAGCCGCAGCCGCCGGCCAACTGGAAGTTTGCACGCTGCTTCTAGAACTCGGTGCCAGTATCGACGCAACAGATGACCAAGGTCAGAAACCTATCCACGTCGCAGCTCAAAATAACTACCCGGAGGTGGTGAAGTTATTCCTACAACAGCATCCTTCTCTCGTAATGGCCTGTACAAAA GGAGGTAATACCTGCGCCCACATCGCAGCCATGCAAGGATCCGTTCGTGTGATCGAAGAATTAATGAAATTTGACCGAACTGGTGTTATTTCCACGCGAAACAGGATAACCGAAGCTACTCCTTTGCAATTAGCAGCCGAAGGAGGGCACGCTGAAGTTGTCAAAGTGTTGGTTCGAGCTGGAGCATCGTGTACCGAAGAAAACAAG GCTGGTTTCACTGCTGTGCATTTAGCTGCTCAAAACGGTCACCTGCCTGTATTGGAAGTGCTCAGATCGACTCAGTCGTTGAGATTATCGAGTAAAAAACTAGGTTTAACTGCCCTTCATGTTGCCGCATTTTATGGACAAACAG AAACCGTTCGAGAATTATTATCTCACATCCCAGCCACGGTTAAATCCGATGCCCCGACCGGTATAAGTATACTGGGCGAATTAGGCACCGAATCCGGAATGACTCCTTTGCATTTAGCCGCATACAGTGGTAACGAAAACGTAGTCAGGTTACTGCTGAACTCTGTCGGAGTACAAGTCGAAGCTGTAACCAATGAAAAT AGCTATAATCCGCTTCATCTGGCGTGTTTCGGAGGACACGTGGCTTCGGTGAGTTTATTACTCTCGAGAGCTGCAGACCTGCTTCATAGTTCCGATCGAGGAGGCAGAACATGCCTGCATATTGCTTCAACTCACGGACATTATCAAATGGTCGAGGTTCTTTTGGGACAAGGTGCTGAGATAAATGAAACTGATAAA AATGGCTGGACTGCTCTTCATTGTGCTGCCAGAGCTGGTTATTTGGATGTGGTGAAACTGCTTGTCGAATCTGGAGCTTCTCCGAAATCTGAGACTAATTATGGTTCAGCTCCTATCTGGTTTGCTGCTCAAGAAGGCCATAACGATGTTTTGGAATATTTACTCACCAGAGAACACGATACGTATAGTTTAATGGAAGATCGAAGA ttcgttTACAATTTAATGGTCTGTAGCAAAAATCATAATAACAAACCTATCGAAGAATTCATTCTGGTGTCTCCTGCTCCGGTGGATACGGCTGCCAAACTTTCGAGTATTTACGTGAATATGTCCAATAAA GAAAAAGAGCGCGCTAAAGACCTGATCGCAGCTGGAAAACAATGCGAAAGTATGGGCACAGAACTGTTGGCATTAGCAGCCGGTTCAGATTCGGCTGGAAAAATTCTCACAGCAACGGATCGACGAAACATCGAATTTCTCGATATTCTCATCGAAAACGAACAAAAAGAAACGATCGCGCATACAGTTGTCCAACG GAATTGTGGCAAGGAAGCTTAA